A region from the Triticum urartu cultivar G1812 chromosome 1, Tu2.1, whole genome shotgun sequence genome encodes:
- the LOC125534070 gene encoding uncharacterized protein LOC125534070 gives MAEPRASWDHAYEKGLVDIMLDHNNPIYRGQNGWTAEGWTRITNTFNQKFPSANFTKQKIQEKDKDLKGNYKAVRDSRKQSDTGWDDTLCMIIVEPVIWDKLIKDNARIKKFRSKPFMLFKSLALLHEGSVASGDLNFVSIPQVDLTSDAISPMDSSTNDLNRISSTNVDDGMSSSDLQGQGASRRDEPEATTSTNSEQKGALPVKKRKQSQIAVVLEDYMDFRKKQSAKLVDELKESKPDDMFSIGNCVAALEPMEDLSVAEKAKALRLFKCPMNREIFINTKDSNLRLYWLKEEISEM, from the exons ATGGCAGAGCCTAGGGCATCTTGGGACCATGCATATGAGAAAGGTCTTGTTGATATAATGCTTGACCACAACAATCCCATCTATCGAGGTCAAAATGGGTGGACTGCTGAAGGGTGGACTAGAATTACAAATACATTCAATCAGAAATTTCCATCAGCTAATTTCACCAAGCAAAAAATCCAAGAGAAGGATAAGGATTTAAAAGGAAATTATAAGGCAGTGAGAGACTCTCGGAAACAGAGCGACACGGGATGGGATGATACACTTTGCATGATCATCGTTGAACCTGTAATATGGGATAAACTTATCAAG GATAATGCAAGGATAAAGAAGTTCCGTTCAAAACCATTCATGCTCTTCAAGTCATTGGCTTTACTACATGAAG GAAGTGTTGCTTCAGGAGACTTGAACTTTGTATCAATTCCGCAAGTGGATCTCACAAGCGATGCCATTTCTCCTATGGATTCCTCTACCAATGATTTGAACCGTATCTCCTCTACCAATGTTGATGATGGTATGTCCTCGTCTGATCTACAAGGGCAAGGGGCATCAAGAAGAGATGAACCTGAAGCTACAACATCTACCAACTCTGAACAAAAGGGAGCACTGCCTGTGAAAAAGAGGAAGCAAAGCCAGATCGCTGTTGTACTTGAGGATTACATGGATTTTCGAAAGAAACAATCTGCAAAACTGGTTGATGAGTTGAAGGAATCAAAGCCAGATGACATGTTCTCGATTGGAAACTGTGTGGCTGCGCTAGAACCAATGGAAGATCTATCAGTTGCAGAAAAAGCAAAGGCACTACGGCTTTTTAAATGCCCAATGAATCGAGAAATATTCATCAATACCAAGGACTCAAATCTTCGGCTTTATTGGTTGAAGGAGGAGATTTCTGAGATGTAG
- the LOC125513293 gene encoding putative glucuronosyltransferase PGSIP8, whose translation MGRRPAASRRLAAAVAVAVAILLLVVASATAGAAEERGRRGVAVRQGEGRGRHHHRHAYAAMMYMGTPRDYEFYVAVRVMMRSLSRVGADADRVLIASSDVPRDWVRAMREEDGMRVVVVENLKNPYEGNLGGMNRRFKLTLNKLYAWSLVDYERVVMIDSDNIFLQNTDELFQCGQFCAVFINPCYFHTGLFVLQPSMDVFNGMLHDLEIGRDNSDGADQGFLVGCYPDLLDKPLFHPPENGTKLNGTYRLPLGYQMDASYYYLKLHWHVPCGPNSVITFPSAPWFKPWYWWSWPILPLGLSWHKQRWDDLGYAAEIPVVLMELLMYITIIAVTRLARPQMTKLCYNRRPEKQGALLQWLIKLAGIVAMVAAYAIPFFVIPCTVHPIMGWSMYLFGVLAFSTVVINAFLLPPLAVLTAWLGIVGMLFVMAFPWYHDGIARILVVVAYAFCSAPFLWASIVRVMDSLQTMLERDPHFPRLGDPAPETEFSKLY comes from the exons ATGGGGCGACGGCCGGCCGCGTCGAGGCGTCtcgcggcggcggtggcggtggcggtggcgatTTTGTTGCTGGTCGTCGCGTCGGCCACGGCGGGAGCGGCGGAGGAGCGCGGGCGGAGGGGCGTGGCCGTGCGGCAGGGCGAGGGGCGAGGGCGCCACCACCACCGGCACGCGTACGCGGCGATGATGTACATGGGGACGCCGCGGGACTACGAGTTCTACGTGGCGGTGCGCGTGATGATGCGCTCCTTGTCCAGGGTCGGCGCCGACGCCGACCGCGTCCTCATCGCCTCCTCGGACGTGCCCCGCGACTGGGTCCGCGCAAT GAGGGAGGAGGATGGCATGAGGGTGGTGGTTGTCGAGAACCTGAAGAATCCTTACGAGGGCAACCTTGGAGGAATGAACAGGAGGTTTAAGCTGACATTGAACAAGCTCTACGCATGGAGCTTGGTCGACTATGAGCGTGTCGTCATGATCGACTCCGACAACATCTTCCTCCAGAACACCGATGAGCTCTTCCAGTGCGGCCAGTTTTGTGCTGTTTTCATCAATCCATGCTACTTCCACACTGGCCTTTTCGTGCTCCAG CCTTCTATGGATGTGTTTAATGGCATGCTTCATGACCTGGAGATTGGCCGTGACAACTCTGACGGTGCAGACCAAGGCTTCCTAGTCGGCTGCTACCCAGACTTGTTGGACAAACCATTGTTCCACCCTCCTGAAAATGGCACCAAACTCAACGGAACATATCGCCTTCCTCTCGGCTATCAGATGGACGCATCATACTACT ATCTTAAACTCCATTGGCATGTTCCATGCGGTCCTAACAGCGTGATCACATTCCCTAGTGCCCCTTGGTTTAAACCTTGGTACTGGTGGTCCTGGCCAATCTTGCCACTGGGCCTTTCCTGGCACAAGCAACGCTGGGATGATCTTGG TTATGCTGCTGAAATTCCGGTGGTCCTCATGGAGCTGCTAATGTACATAACGATCATAGCCGTCACCAGATTGGCAAGGCCACAGATGACAAAACTGTGCTATAATCGGCGACCTGAGAAACAAGGTGCCCTGCTGCAGTGGCTAATCAAGCTGGCCGGGATTGTGGCCATGGTGGCTGCATATGCGATCCCGTTCTTTGTAATCCCATGCACAGTTCATCCAATCATGGGTTGGTCCATGTACCTCTTTGGCGTCCTCGCCTTCTCAACGGTCGTGATCAATGCATTCCTGCTCCCACCGCTTGCCGTGCTCACTGCATGGCTTGGGATTGTTGGAATGCTCTTTGTCATGGCATTCCCATGGTACCATGACGGCATCGCGAGGATTCTGGTGGTCGTCGCCTATGCGTTTTGCTCTGCACCATTCCTGTGGGCATCCATCGTGAGGGTGATGGACTCATTGCAAACAATGCTTGAGAGGGATCCGCACTTCCCCCGGCTCGGTGATCCAGCACCTGAGACTGAATTTAGCAAACTGTACTGA
- the LOC125513300 gene encoding putative pre-16S rRNA nuclease, producing the protein MATAKPAAPVPLPRAAAYPRILPLRLPRRQRAGITRASPPPATCSGDAGGELPARLQPNARRPLWHGGGFSLGVDLGAARTGIAVGRGITQPRPLTVLKLRGQKLELMLLDVAQQQEAGELIIGLPVSADGRETPQSNKVRSVVGRLAVQAADRGLRVYLQDEHGTSVDALHYMISRGVKRSSRDDKSDAYAAMFTLAVDDSG; encoded by the exons ATGGCAACCGCGAAGCCAGCGGCGCCGGTGCCGCTCCCACGGGCCGCCGCCTACCCGCGAATTCTTCCACTGCGCCTACCGCGGCGCCAAAGGGCAGGAATCACCAGGGCCTCGCCTCCTCCCGCCACCTGCAGCGGGGACGCCGGTGGCGAGCTTCCTGCCAGGCTCCAGCCGAACGCGCGCCGGCCGCTCTGGCACGGCGGCGGGTTCAGCCTCGGCGTGGACCTGGGCGCCGCACGCACAGGGATCGCCGTCGGCCGTGGCATCACCCAGCCCCGCCCCCTCACC GTTCTGAAGCTACGGGGGCAGAAGCTGGAGCTGATGCTGCTCGATGTAGCTCAGCAGCAG GAGGCGGGCGAGCTGATCATCGGCCTGCCGGTCTCGGCCGACGGGAGAGAGACGCCGCAGTCCAACAAAGTGCGGAGCGTCGTCGGAAGGCTCGCCGTCCAAGCGGCCGACAG GGGCCTGAGGGTTTATCTGCAGGATGAGCATGGAACATCAGTGGACGCCCTCCATTACATGATCTCAAG GGGTGTTAAGAGGTCTTCCCGTGACGACAAATCTGATGCGTATGCTGCCATG TTTACTTTGGCTGTAGATGATTCTGGATAG